The following coding sequences lie in one Aspergillus puulaauensis MK2 DNA, chromosome 3, nearly complete sequence genomic window:
- a CDS encoding M28 family metallopeptidase (COG:O,P;~EggNog:ENOG410PI29;~InterPro:IPR036757,IPR007365,IPR003137,IPR039373, IPR007484;~MEROPS:MER0015691;~PFAM:PF04253,PF02225,PF04389;~TransMembrane:1 (i165-183o)): MAIDEKYEYDSLPIPSYEEATANRASSSRTHLPDQGSDDPEGQALLHDDRRTAARDGPQTRPHGYHPPTVESVRNSVDDLSSSPAASERGSLEELRGELDQMDVEDGQQTSQRSRLRSRFSKPFSNLGRTLSSINLPFRQYLPNFKFTIDLNAARTSLSSNGCIIMLRLFGLLLVVAIIYVFVVSDIFNLSSRFVVGQTYNAASVENFVQGHINESNIAENLRRVTEFPHIAGTEGSYVLAEWIQRAFEDAGLEAINMEEYQVYLNYPQKDGRRVAIVDPPDLKWEAILEEQDAQTPVFHGHSKSANVTGHLVYANYGSREDFQHLTDKGVNLNGSIALVRYYGTESDRALKVKAAELVGAAGCIIYSDPSDDGFVRGAAYPNGRFMPSDGVQRGAVSQMSYVVGDLLSPGFASTPKMKTRLSLDQAIGAPGIPSLPLAWRDAQRLLQVLEGHGSKVPKKWVGGVPEVKHWWTGDEKSPIVNLMNIQDDVDRQPIYNVIGRIYGMEEPEKKIIVGNHRDSWCLGSADPGSGTAVFLELIRVFGELLTLGWRPLRTIEFASWDAEEYNLIGSTEHVEESMDNLRGNAYAYINVDVGVSGTDFEAAGCPLYERVVMQVLGRISDPVTNETLKDIWEQKKKRFPPLGAGSDYVPFQDLAGISSIDFGFTGDPYPYHSCHENYDWMSKFGDPGFQYHKILGQFWGLLLLQFADNPILPYDVEVYAERLASYVIDLERYAKSKDVPVDNSASKDASVNLTPLYNATSKLRVDAEQFQQWPKLWHDAVWGAGGFENNMIALQRMSHNFRMAKLDVNLLDNRFGGGIPNRTQFKHVVFGPQLWSGYDAAIFPAIQDSLEAKNWTLTQEWVDRIAGIILDAGDKLLHD; this comes from the exons ATGGCTATAGATGAGAAATATGAATATGATTCCCTTCCGATACCGTCTTATGAAGAGGCGACCGCCAACCGAGCCAGCTCGTCCCGAACGCATCTCCCCGACCAAGGCAGTGACGATCCGGAAGGCCAGGCCCTGCTTCACGATGACCGCAGAACCGCCGCCCGCGACGGGCCTCAAACCCGACCGCATGGGTACCATCCTCCTACAGTAGAATCTGTCCGAAATAGTGTCGATGATTTATCCTCTTCACCTGCTGCGTCGGAAAGGGGGTCGCTGGAGGAGTTGCGCGGAGAACTTGACCAgatggatgtcgaggatggccAGCAGACGTCTCAGCGCTCCCGGTTACGATCTCGATTCTCGAAGCCCTTCAGTAATCTAGGCCGAACTTTATCGTCAATAAACCTCCCATTCCGTCAGTATCTACCGAATTTCAAATTTACTATTGACCTGAATGCAGCCCGGACGAGCTTGAGCTCTAATGGATGTATCATCATGCTTCGCCTGTTCGGACTATTACTCGTTGTCGCCATAATTTACGTTTTCGTTGTTTCGGATATATTTAATCTCAGTTCACGCTTTGTGGTCGGTCAGACCTATAACGCGGCGTCAGTGGAGAATTTCGTACAGGGTCACATCAACGAGTCAAATATCGCCGAGAATTTAAGGAGGGTGACGGAGTTTCCGCACATAGCAGGCACGGAAGGAAGCTACGTGCTTGCCGAATGGATACAACGAGCATTTGAGGATGCAGGTTTGGAGGCGATAAACATGGAAGAGTACCAGGTGTACTTGAACTACCCCCAGAAGGATGGAAGAAGGGTAGCTATCGTGGATCCTCCTGACCTCAAATGGGAGGCCATTCTTGAAGAGCAGGATGCCCAAACTCCCGTATTTCACGGGCACTCAAAATCAGCAAATGTCACGGGTCACCTCGTTTACGCGAATTACGGATCTCGGGAGGATTTTCAACATTTAACAGATAAGGGGGTTAACTTGAATGGTTCTATCGCTCTTGTTCGTTATTATGGGACCGAGTCAGATCGTGCTTTGAAAGTCAAAGCCGCCGAACTCGTGGGTGCTGCAGGCTGCATCATCTACTCCGATCCGTCTGACGATGGATTTGTTCGAGGCGCAGCCTACCCGAATGGACGGTTTATGCCGTCGGATGGCGTCCAGAGAGGCGCCGTCAGCCAGATGTCGTACGTGGTTGGAGATCTCCTCTCCCCGGGGTTTGCATCAACCCCTAAAATGAAAACGAGGTTAAGCCTTGATCAGGCTATTGGTGCACCAGGGATACCTAGTCTTCCTCTGGCCTGGCGCGACGCCCAGAGGCTTCTGCAGGTGCTCGAGGGTCATGGCTCAAAGGTACCGAAGAAatgggttggtggtgttcCCGAGGTCAAGCACTGGTGGACAGGTGATGAAAAATCACCTATTGTCAATCTAATGAACATTCAAGATGATGTAGACCGACAGCCCATATACAATGTTATTGGGAGGATTTACGGGATGGAAGAACCCGAGAAGAAAATCATCGTCGGTAACCATCGCGACTCATGGTGTTTGGGAAGTGCAGACCCAGGCAGCGGGACTGCTGTTTTCCTTGAGCTTATCCGTGTCTTTGGTGAACTTCTGACGTTAGGCTGGCGGCCACTCCGGACGATCGAGTTTGCTAGCTGGGATGCAGAAGAATATAACCTGATCGGTTCTACCGAGCACGTGGAGGAAAGTATGGACAACCTGCGTGGGAATGCGTACGCCTATATCAACGTTGACGTTGGTGTGAGCGGCACAGACTTTGAAGCTGCGGGCTGTCCTCTATATGAGCGCGTTGTCATGCAAGTTCTAGGCCGAATTTCGGATCCTGTCACCAATGAGACACTGAAAGACATCTGGgaacagaaaaagaagaggttCCCACCTCTAGGAGCCGGAAGTGATTATGTGCCTTTCCAGGATCTCGCCGGAATCTCCAGTATAGACTTTGGGTTCACCGGAGACCCGTACCCATACCATAGTTGCCATGAAAACTATGATTGGATGTCAAAATTTGGAGACCCTGGTTTCCAGTATCACAAGATCCTTGGCCAGTTCTGGGGCCTACTACTCCTTCAATTTGCGGATAACCCGATCCTACCATACGACGTGGAGGTATACGCAGAGCGCTTGGCTAGTTATGTTATTGACCTGGAACGTTATGCAAAATCCAAGGATGTGCCCGTCGATAACAGCGCCTCAAAGGATGCCTCCGTCAACCTAACACCTTTGTACAACGCCACTTCAAAGCTTCGAGTGGACGCGGAGCAGTTCCAGCAGTGGCCGAAGCTATGGCACGATGCTGTATGGGGTGCTGGTGGGTTCGAGAATAACATGATAGCCCTGCAGCGCATGTCGCACAATTTCCGGATGGCTAAACTCGACGTCAACCTTCTTGACAACCGGTTTGGTGGCGGG ATACCCAACCGCACACAATTCAAACACGTTGTCTTCGGGCCCCAGCTTTGGTCCGGCTACGACGCCGCCATCTTCCCAGCTATCCAGGACAGTCTCGAAGCGAAAAACTGGACGCTAACACAGGAATGGGTGGACCGAATCGCCGGCATTATCCTCGATGCGGGCGACAAGTTATTACATGACTGA